From the Catharus ustulatus isolate bCatUst1 chromosome 2, bCatUst1.pri.v2, whole genome shotgun sequence genome, the window TCCCCACAACAAAGTGTAGAAAAGCACTTTGAGTACATTCATTCCATCCACAAAcatcaaaatcaaaattatctAAGCACAGCCATTTTTAGGGTACAATTAGCAACTTTACCTGTCAACATCATCCTCAATAGAATTTTACAAACCCAAACCTCTTCTAACACTACTGAAAACtacatttctcttctttcctcccatTACTCCTccaagaaatgaaataaaattgcacccccattagaaaaaaaaaaaggatatttaaCTGAAGGCTGCCACGGTTCAGTGTATAATTAGTAATTATACAGATGTGCATCCATGCATGTGCACCTCAGATCCAGCCTAGATATCCTGCATGCACTTGCCATCAGTCTGGAATTACAGGTGGAACTGCCTGACCAGCTGTTTTGCTGGCTGGCAAACTGTTCACTTTCTTCATCAGGAATATGTTTGGCAAgtgtaaataatgaaaattaaaaccctTGCAAATGAACAACACCATTTCTCTGTGGACAGCTCCAGAGTAATTTTTTCAGCTGAGAGACTAAAATGTTGTGGATGTTGCAGCAACACACAGACCCAAGGtcagaggggaaaggagaaaggcaatttttttttaacttttaaaaaacaagcatCAACCTCATCACCAAAATACAGCAATGTTTTCCAAAGGGTGGGTGAAGCCCCCAGAGAAGCAGAAGCAAACTGTCCAAATAACTGTGGAAAGAATAATCAGGTCATGACTCAGGTCCAAacataaaagggaaaagaagaaattcaagAGGATTGGTAGTTTTCATGATCACAGGGAATCCTTTGAAGCAGAAGACAGCAaggagaaagcaagaaagagaagggggaggtgtgtgtgtgcatgcaaaTGTGTATGTGCTGGGGTTAGGTGTTAGCAGCTACCCTTTGAGGCAAAGGAGCAGTGAGGAATGTGAGCAATGTCCCACCTCATTCCTacaatttcagcattttttcatttctaatcTGCTGATCAAACCATGTGAGTGGGGGAGAGAAACTGGCATGTAAAGGAGCTTTAGAGTATTCACTACAAGGGACCACTGAAGCTGAAGGACAAGGAGTGGACTATAGCAAAGGAAATTACCCTCTAAAATCTGAATACACTTCAATGTGCCCAAGTATGCACCTTGGGGCTCACCTCCATCAGGGTATGCTCACCTTACACACATATCTGCTTCATATTTCTTTCCATAAAGAATTCCTAATAAAGACGGGTTCTTGTTTCCTCTGAAATTTAGTGTTACATCATACACTGCTGAAActgttaaagaaaaagaaaacagggctgttacagcagcacttccagcaagCACCTTCTGGCATCCTTGCCTGAGACAGCACAGAGCCTTGTGCAAGCCTTGCATTAATGATGCATCAGAGTCCTTCACTGTCTTGTGTTTACCCATCACATTTATCTGCACCAGCCCCCTGACACTCCCAGCTCTGTAAAACACCAGATGACTCGATGAACTAAGCAACATAAAAAGGTTTTTAGCACTTTTTGAGACTGGCATCTGACAGTTCTGTGGCAATTTACAGATTACCAGCTGACACACTGGATCCTCATTACTGTCAGCTCACTAATTGTAATGAACAACAGCAGACGATGCAGTGCTAAAAAACACATGGCAAGAGCTGCAAAGCTTGGCAGTACCTGTTCCCCTGAGACACTGGACAGCAGTGGTGAAACCTTTGGTTCTGGGCAACAGGTGGTATTTCAGTTTAGGCAACCCCTTGGATTCAGCTACTTCCATGCTGATGCGGTGCTTGGTCTCTGTGAAACGAGTTCCTTCACAATACAGCAGAAACTGTGcaagacaaaagcaaaaaaaaacctcaggagATCTTGAGATATCAAAATAAGTCCAGCAGTATACTGAAAATTTGTGCATGATAAAATTACACCTGCACACACTTCAATTGTCTCATCTCTTCACCAAGTATTAGGCACAAGCACCAACTCCCAACTCATTTACCATCACCTTTACATTTAACAACACTCATACCAAATCTAAGGTGACAAAAAGACAGCCCTAGTTGTGGCATTTAGAATGCACAGAAATTAGGAAATTGATCTGCTCAAGTCAATTTTAATCATGATTTCAATTACCAAGCAGGAAGTCTTGATTTAAATAATCAATGCTAACTACATTTTGAACTTATATTTTCTAATTGTTTTCCCTAGAGCCTAGTCCTTGGTTCTCAGTTGTAGAATCATTAAAATGTATAAGTCTGAAGCTCAAGTTTAGTCTTGAGATTTTCTAATTGGTagggttttttctgctttttcttccctacACTAATCAGAAAGATATATTCAATATAATTCATATCCATATATTCACGCAATTAAGTAGCTTAAAATACATTCTCCAGATTCTTACTTTTTCTATCTTCGTAATGGCAGAAAATTACAATGCATTCACAATGTTCTAGTTAAGGCTTAATGTTTCACTATTCATTTTAACAAGCTGTACTGGATAATACTGAAAACTCACTTAAATGCATAAAAAGCCTCTTAATGTTTTATAAGCCAAATAATTGTACATTACATGTGCTgctataaaaacaaaactgagaatTCATCAAAACCTTTGCATTCAAAGCTCTAAGGAGGTTAATGGGTTGATTAcaccactgtgctgctgcagtgaagtCTAACAGCATTGCACACAATGAAGCAGAGAAGTTTTACCCTTGATTTTAAATAatgtcaaaataaaaaggaaagagcaTAACTGCAGAAGCAGATATAAGCTTGCCATATGTTCTCACAGAGACTTTTTGGGAAACCTGTAATTTCACAGATCAATGAACACACTAACAGAAACTTTCTATCAAAATCCATGGTCTGTGCAAATTCACTCACTTCTCcaaaaaagatttttgtttatGTGTTTTCAGCCTACCTCAGAAGATGTTATACAGATGGAGGTTTTTTAATAGGTAAAATTAAGTCTGGATAATATCATTAGTACCACACAATTATCAGTGAGTCTCAAGCTTCTGAACTGTTCCCCAAATGATTTCTCTCACCAAGAGGCAAACTGCAGTTTTCTACCAGCATATCCCAAAACCTCCTGAACCAGAGCATGGCTGTTTTGTGACAACTCCTGGAAGTGAGCACACCTTCTCCTGACACACAAAACCACAGGCACCAGTCTGTCACCGTTTCACTTCTAGCAAACAACACCACGGGAGGGACTCAACACTTACCCACATATACTCAGGATAATCAGACAAACGTTTCAATCCCTCAATAACTGTATCTCTGTCctcttcccatttccttttGCAGAAAACAATCTCAAGGAAGTACCACGTCCAGCCGATTAGGGGCACATATAGCAGCTCTCTCTTAGCAAGAACTTTGGAActcttggagagaaaaaaaacaaaaagtgacaAACCAAAAACGTCACTGCTGATCTGTGCAACGAGGTCAAGCACATTAAAGCTAAGATGAAGGGAGCTGTTTGTGATGGGTTTttagcagagcagaggaggggaggctCATGGTCACGTACCCCCAGCACCCCGAAGCGCTCCGTCATCGTCCAGCCGCACAGGAAGTCGATCTCAAAGTTGTGGTTCAGGATGATGATGACGTGCTCCTTCCCAAAGGTTTTCACCGTGGCCTCGTCTGAGAACAGGGTGCACTCTGTGCCTGACCACCATTCCAGCAGCATCACCAACTCTAGCAAACGTGGGGAAGGTGCAGACAGGAGTTAGGGGTACCCTTTACAGAAAGCATTTAGAGTTTCATCCTCAGCCCCATTCACTCTCCTGACTCCCAACcttcccaaacccacccagcaGAGATAAAACAAAAGCTTGGAAGGGACCAAACCCCATTACCATCCCTAAGCAGTATTTAAGGCACCAGACATATGCATTATGGATAATTTAGCAAGTTTTTAACAGCGACGTGTCTGGGCATTGCAATTACAAATGTGGAATTTCATGACCactggaaaaaaagcccaaagacTTTTATGCCTGAAAACAGACAGTGGAGCTGTTGATTGCTCCACTAAATGAGCACAGTTCCTCCCAGGTGGGGTACAAATTATGTATAGATGCAGCCTAATGTTTTTACTCCACATGAAACAAGCCTTATGGAGGTAAACAGAGCAATAAAGGTCTTTTACAGGGATGCAGTGACATAGATCTTCTGTGATAGATTTTAATATTGCAACACAGGGCTCTAATTGTTCTGCATTATGATCATCAACACAGAGTTAAAAACAGCAGAGAATTGAGCTAATTTATCAAAATACCTGGACAAAAACAGGAATGGTAAATTGTGTATTTCTTTTACTGCAAAAGAATGAGCCCTTTTCCCTCCATTTACTCCAACTTCAAATATCACAGCAACTCTTATTCCACTCTGAACATTTGTTACCCTTTCTTATTTTCCAcctccccttttttcctcataaaacCCCCTTCCACTTAAATTCAGCATGCAGTGACTGTAGTTGCTATGGTTAGCTTATTTCCCTCATTTCAGTACATCGAGGCAGATGGAAGGCATTGCTTGCATCATGGGACAACTATAAAAAGTATGAGAATAGTTCATCCTCCCAGTAGGAAGATTTGCTTCCCTGCAAACCACAGTCATTggtattttctcatttcaatGAGACAtggatgaaataaaaatgtggttGCACAAATATGGCAGTTAAAAAGAGTCCAACCCTCCTCACATGACTACACCTGCAGAGTTCCCCCTCTGTTCCCTCTATCAAGCTCTGCCAGGAGGTTTTCCAGCTTCCCATTAGGAAATTGTGGTTTTGCCAAACAGGGCAGCACAAGGGTTCCTGATCAGGGGGATCAGACAAGGTCACCAATCCATACTGCTAAACAAGAGTTTGGGATCCAGACTTGCACCACACCAGACAAAAGGCAAACACAGGATTTAGGTGAATAATGAGGAAAACCAGTTCTGTCTGCTGAGGGTACAGAGCTCACctagaatgtttttttttccactcatgACCACTTATCCACCAGGTTATTTCCCTCTATCACTTTCAGCACTTGCTCATTTGGAGGCACTACAAAGTTATGCACTTTGCTGGCTAAGACATCTTAACCTTGGTCAACTGGAAATACAGCAGAGGAAAGGCAGGATTGTCTTGTTCCTTCACAGCAGGTACAGGTTTCTGTCACTGCTTCCCAGCTTTGCATGCTTTGTGTTCACTCACTCCCCTTTCTCTGGCTATCCTGGCTCAGTAAAAGGGGAAGGAGGACAACaagagtgtccccagagctcctcCCAAGCAGGTGGCCACGAGGGTGGAGCAGTGGTACAAACACATCCTGGGACTCTGAAATTGTCCCTTTCCATTGCTGACTGTGCACCAAGGAGGAACATCTCCGGTACCTGCTAcattttcttataaaaattataatcacCTGGCTGTGTTTCTTCTTcaaaatcagggggaaaaaaatctgcagaggCCAGTGTGGATGACTTTCTGCAGAACATTTCTTTCACCTTTCTCCCCTAAAAGAGTGGAGGATTTGCCAGAGTTCATACTGAGAGAGGAGGGTTGACGAGCCAAAGGATTAACACGAGGAAACAGATTGTCCTTTACAAGAGCGCTGACAAATGATGTAATTATAACCAGGAGTGGGctcatttcctttctctggtGTGTGGGTTACAGCTCCTTTGTGTGGCACTGATTCTGCCAATGCTACAGCAGGCACATCCTTCTGAATGAAGGAATGGGAACACTTGCACTGCCCAGGAGAGTTCCTGCAGGGAATCAGCAACAcctggctgcagcatcccctgtGCCTGGGGTTCCACACACCAAAGCAGGTGCATTTACAGCCTCACAAGCCcctcaaaacaaagcaaacaagggGCACAGCACATCCCTCAGCTGAAAGTACCAACATTTGGAGGTTATTTTTGCAACTGGACTAACCCAGACACGCTCTCCAAAGGTGTGATTCATCTGAAAGGAGCTGACGTGGGAGAGCTGCAAGTACAGACTACCTGTCACAGATTTATGGGTTTATGTTGGGGCCAGAGCCTGAGAGACTTCCCCAAATGTCTGTCAGGAGCACTGGATAgagctctctccctcccctttgGAAGCTGGGCTTTATGTATTTGAGAGGAGATACAGTAAGAACAGAGCCTGGTGTTCAGTACAGAGCCACATACAGGATTACCtgtgcatccctccctgcacactGATCCTCTGCCAGGTGGGCAGGGCAGCTTCTCTTACAGACCCTAAAACTACAAACAGCTTGGAGAAAGTGAGCAAAatgcagcatcccagagcagaaCACCAGCCTACAGCTCCCCTGCCAAAATGCTTCTCCATACTGAAATACATCTCATTATGAATGGCAGCACTGGAGCTACTGCATTTGCACAGCTTACCTAAATTGCTAAAATTCATAATTGAAGAGCATATTCTGTCAGCTCTTCCATTACAGGCCATCAGCTCTCTGCAATCCCACGTAacatttacattaattttcacAGTCTAATTTCCCAATGTGTTAATTTGTAACAGGCTATACACTAGGGGTTATCCTACGTACAACCCAATTATCTACTCAGCTTCCCcaaacctctgtgtgtgtgtttgtggggGCTATTTCCAGTGTTTAGAGGATGTAAGACATCAGCATTTAAAGTGTGATTGTTTTATGCACAATGCTAACTAGGGGCTGAGCCTAAAGCCTTACAGAACAAGCAGCTCATCTCCTCAGAAAAACCTAACTATTAATGCAGCAAGTTTTCAGCATGAGACTAGAGTCTAGATTattaaaagcacaaagaaattcttacaagcaaattaaaaataaaaattcctatATGTCCACACTCTGATCCAACCAAACTCATTTTGAAGTGTCTACTAagctcttctatttttttctgacaatgTGCCTGCTAGTCTATTTAATTTCCTCTCTCCTGTGCTTCTCAGGACAAAAAGCACAGTAAAGGCAAGGACAACAAGCTTAAAAAGAGACTGAACCAGACACCTCAGATCGTTTTTGTTGGTGATACTTCACATTGATGATTTACAAAATGTGGGTGCCTGTCAGTGGACTGCTGAACTGTAATTTCAGTGCTCATTCTGGTGACTCATTTACCCAAAGTGGGAGTTGGATGCTGAGCTGAGCACTAAGGTAAGTGGCCGTGCatactgggaggggatggagaatggaaacccaTTAGATGATTCACTGCTGAAACAGAAGGTGACATTTGGGCTAAGGAGCCTTCTAAACACtccaaacattttcagaaatccAGCCCTCTGTAAAGCtctgtgaggagga encodes:
- the AGPAT3 gene encoding 1-acyl-sn-glycerol-3-phosphate acyltransferase gamma, producing MGFIAFLKTQFIVHLLIGFVFVVSGLIINFIQLCTLLLWPINKQLYRRVNCRLAYSLWSQLVMLLEWWSGTECTLFSDEATVKTFGKEHVIIILNHNFEIDFLCGWTMTERFGVLGSSKVLAKRELLYVPLIGWTWYFLEIVFCKRKWEEDRDTVIEGLKRLSDYPEYMWFLLYCEGTRFTETKHRISMEVAESKGLPKLKYHLLPRTKGFTTAVQCLRGTVSAVYDVTLNFRGNKNPSLLGILYGKKYEADMCVRRFPLEDIPQDEKEAANWLHKLYQEKDALQEMYNQEGIFPGKQFKPPRRPWTLLNFVFWATVLLSPLFTFGFGVFASGSPLLILAFLGLVGAASFGVRRLIGVTEIEKGSSYGNQEFKKKE